One stretch of Nocardia mangyaensis DNA includes these proteins:
- a CDS encoding multicopper oxidase domain-containing protein, translated as MSARSCAASASTPNCRRPWSHPRLPKDTIFLAPGTTATLAMRFDGPADPTAPHMYQCHLLWHEDRGMMGQFVVVEPGQQAATPPRHAH; from the coding sequence GTGAGCGCACGATCCTGCGCGGCGAGCGCCTCGACGCCGAACTGCCGACGACCCTGGTCACACCCTCGACTCCCCAAGGACACGATCTTCCTGGCGCCGGGCACCACCGCGACGCTGGCGATGCGCTTCGACGGACCGGCCGATCCGACGGCTCCGCACATGTATCAATGCCACCTGCTCTGGCACGAGGACCGGGGAATGATGGGCCAGTTCGTGGTTGTCGAGCCAGGTCAGCAAGCCGCGACACCACCGCGACACGCGCACTGA
- a CDS encoding DNA-3-methyladenine glycosylase produces the protein MAVVSAQELAVDPVAAARRLLGATLSSGPVALRIVEVEAYGSDRTGPWPDPAAHSWPGPTPRNAVMFGPSGRLYVYRSYGIHLCVNVTAGFDGVATAVLVRAGEVVAGVDLARERRPAARVDADLARGPGNVGSALGISLSDYGTELFDPFAEVRLELGPPLPRAEISAGPRVGVRLAAEVPWRFWLPDSPAVSAYRRSPRAPSIDQPLG, from the coding sequence ATGGCGGTCGTGTCCGCACAGGAACTCGCCGTCGACCCGGTTGCCGCCGCGCGGCGGTTGCTCGGCGCGACGCTGTCATCGGGCCCGGTGGCCTTGCGCATCGTGGAGGTCGAGGCATACGGCAGTGATCGCACCGGCCCGTGGCCCGATCCGGCCGCACATTCGTGGCCGGGACCGACGCCGCGCAATGCGGTGATGTTCGGGCCGTCGGGGCGACTGTATGTCTACCGCTCGTACGGCATTCACCTGTGTGTGAACGTGACCGCTGGGTTCGACGGTGTCGCCACCGCGGTCCTGGTGCGCGCGGGGGAGGTGGTGGCGGGCGTCGACCTCGCCCGGGAACGTCGGCCCGCCGCGCGCGTCGATGCCGATCTCGCTCGTGGCCCAGGCAATGTCGGCAGTGCGCTCGGCATTTCGCTGTCCGACTACGGCACCGAGCTGTTCGACCCGTTCGCGGAGGTCCGCCTCGAACTCGGCCCACCGCTACCTCGGGCGGAGATCTCGGCGGGACCCCGGGTCGGCGTGCGCCTCGCCGCCGAGGTGCCGTGGCGGTTCTGGCTCCCGGACTCACCCGCCGTCTCGGCCTATCGCCGTAGCCCCCGTGCGCCGTCGATCGATCAGCCACTCGGTTGA
- the tyrS gene encoding tyrosine--tRNA ligase codes for MSGDIFDELTWRGLIAQSTDLDQLRAAAAAAPLTLYAGFDPTAASLHAGHLVPLLALKRFQRAGHRPIVLAGGATGLIGDPREVGERTMNSTDTVAEWAQRIRGQLERFVDLDDSPTGALIVNNMDWTGSLSTVDFLRDVGKHFSVNVMLARDTVKRRLEGEGISYTEFSYMLLQANDYLQLRRKHGCTLQVGGSDQWGNIIAGVELNRRVDGAHVHALTVPLVTSADGKKFGKSTGGGSLWLDPELTSPYAWYQYFVNTADADVVRYLRWFTFLSREELDALEQATAERAFAREAQKRLAAEMTTLVHGEAETRAVELASQALFGRGDLRELPESTLGAALRETAIDGKVAEVVPGEPNTIVDLLVASGLCESRGAARRAVNEGGASVNNERVSDIEWTPSDADYLHGQWLVLRRGKKNMAGVRRIA; via the coding sequence GTGAGCGGTGACATCTTCGACGAACTGACCTGGCGCGGCCTGATCGCGCAGTCCACCGACCTGGACCAGTTGCGCGCGGCCGCCGCCGCGGCGCCCCTGACTCTCTATGCCGGGTTCGACCCCACCGCGGCCAGCCTGCACGCCGGTCACCTGGTCCCGCTGCTGGCGCTCAAGCGGTTCCAGCGCGCGGGCCATCGCCCGATCGTGCTCGCCGGCGGCGCGACCGGCCTCATCGGCGATCCACGTGAGGTGGGCGAACGCACCATGAACTCGACCGACACCGTCGCCGAGTGGGCCCAGCGCATCCGCGGCCAGCTCGAGCGGTTCGTCGATCTCGACGATTCGCCGACGGGCGCGCTGATCGTGAACAACATGGACTGGACCGGGTCGCTGTCGACCGTCGACTTCCTGCGTGATGTCGGCAAGCACTTCTCGGTCAACGTCATGCTGGCCCGCGACACCGTCAAGCGGCGCCTCGAGGGCGAGGGCATCTCCTACACCGAGTTCAGCTACATGCTGCTGCAAGCCAACGACTACCTGCAGCTGCGCCGCAAGCACGGCTGCACACTGCAGGTCGGCGGGTCCGACCAGTGGGGCAACATCATCGCCGGCGTCGAACTGAACCGCCGCGTCGACGGCGCCCACGTGCACGCGCTCACCGTCCCGCTGGTGACCTCGGCCGACGGCAAGAAGTTCGGCAAGTCCACCGGCGGCGGCAGCCTCTGGCTCGACCCCGAACTGACCAGTCCCTACGCCTGGTACCAGTACTTCGTGAACACCGCCGACGCCGACGTCGTGCGGTACCTGCGCTGGTTCACCTTCCTGTCCAGGGAGGAACTCGACGCGCTCGAGCAGGCAACCGCCGAACGCGCGTTCGCCCGCGAAGCACAGAAGCGTCTGGCCGCCGAGATGACCACGCTGGTGCACGGCGAAGCCGAGACCCGTGCGGTGGAACTGGCCAGCCAGGCCCTGTTCGGTCGTGGCGACCTGCGCGAACTCCCCGAGTCCACGCTCGGTGCCGCGCTGCGCGAGACCGCGATCGACGGCAAGGTGGCCGAGGTGGTGCCCGGCGAACCGAACACGATCGTCGACCTGCTCGTCGCCTCGGGCTTGTGCGAGAGCAGGGGGGCGGCCCGCCGCGCGGTCAACGAGGGCGGTGCCTCGGTGAACAACGAGCGCGTCAGCGACATCGAGTGGACCCCATCCGATGCCGACTACCTGCACGGACAGTGGCTGGTGCTGCGGCGCGGAAAGAAGAACATGGCGGGCGTACGCCGGATAGCCTGA
- a CDS encoding MFS transporter, with protein sequence MANPYRELFAAPGAVAFTAAGIVARVAMPMVGIGLIAMLSQLRGDYLLAGAVSACFTLSMALLGPRISRLVDRRGQSRILLPATGISVAALGALLLAAGYGAPAWLLFGLAIPSGCIPSMSALIRSRWTEILAGSPRLHTAFSFESVVDEMTFVFGPALSVALCTILFPQAGPLVAAVLLVIGGVLVTAQRGTEPAVRAANISDARVGSPSMIVLVLALVAGGTIVGTIDVVSVAFAERQGSPAAAGLVVSVYAFGSAVAGLVFGTLELRIPLPRLLLLGVTGTAITTVPLVLVSTIAGLAIAVFLAGVFFAPTMIVIMTLVEKCVPASALTEGMTWAITGLNVGVAAGAAATGLVVDLIGAGAGSYVALGAGLCVVAIAAIGLPVLGNAVADSEATPSL encoded by the coding sequence GTGGCCAACCCGTATCGAGAGTTGTTCGCCGCCCCAGGCGCAGTCGCCTTCACCGCCGCCGGTATCGTCGCCCGGGTGGCGATGCCGATGGTCGGCATCGGCCTGATCGCCATGCTGTCGCAGCTGCGTGGCGACTACCTGCTCGCCGGCGCGGTGTCGGCCTGTTTCACCCTCTCCATGGCCCTGCTCGGACCACGGATCTCGCGGTTGGTCGACCGCCGGGGCCAGAGCCGTATTCTGTTGCCCGCCACCGGGATCAGCGTCGCAGCACTCGGTGCTCTGCTGCTGGCCGCCGGATACGGCGCACCCGCCTGGCTGCTGTTCGGCCTCGCGATACCGTCGGGCTGCATCCCGAGCATGTCCGCGCTGATCCGGTCCCGCTGGACCGAGATCCTCGCCGGCTCGCCCCGGCTGCACACTGCCTTCTCGTTCGAATCAGTCGTCGACGAGATGACCTTCGTCTTCGGCCCCGCCCTCTCTGTCGCCCTGTGCACGATTCTGTTCCCGCAGGCCGGACCGCTGGTCGCGGCGGTGCTGCTGGTAATCGGTGGTGTGCTGGTCACGGCGCAGCGGGGAACCGAACCCGCGGTCCGCGCCGCGAATATCAGTGACGCCAGGGTGGGGTCGCCGTCGATGATCGTGCTGGTGCTCGCACTCGTCGCAGGCGGCACCATCGTCGGCACCATCGATGTGGTCAGTGTCGCGTTCGCCGAGCGGCAGGGCAGTCCCGCCGCCGCGGGCCTCGTGGTGTCGGTCTACGCGTTCGGTTCCGCCGTCGCCGGGCTCGTGTTCGGCACGCTCGAACTCCGGATTCCGCTGCCGCGACTGCTGCTGCTCGGCGTCACCGGTACCGCGATCACCACGGTGCCACTGGTGCTGGTCTCCACCATCGCGGGGCTGGCCATCGCCGTGTTCCTCGCCGGTGTGTTCTTCGCGCCGACGATGATCGTGATCATGACCCTGGTCGAGAAATGCGTCCCGGCAAGCGCATTGACCGAGGGCATGACCTGGGCGATCACCGGCCTGAACGTCGGTGTCGCCGCGGGCGCGGCCGCCACCGGACTCGTCGTCGACCTGATCGGCGCCGGCGCGGGCAGCTACGTCGCGCTCGGCGCGGGCCTGTGCGTCGTGGCGATCGCCGCGATCGGCCTCCCGGTGCTCGGCAACGCGGTCGCCGATTCCGAGGCCACGCCCTCGCTATAG